GTAGGCGGTCCACCACGCGGAGCCCTGGATGCGCTCCTGCGGGGGCGAGACCTGTACGTAGCCGTACCCGGCGGGGCCGAGCGTGTCCGTGCAGGCCTTGGCGACCGACGCGAACTTCCACTCGAACATCACCGCGGTGACGTCCTTGTCTCCGGGTGCGGCGGCCTGGGCCTGGCTCGGCGCCGTGACGCCGGCTGCGGCTCCCGCCACGAGGGCGAGGGCGGCGGCCACGGTTCTTCTGGCCATGTCTCCTCCTGGGGAAGGGAGGTGCGGATGCTGTGGGGGCAGCCTCGTACGGCAACGCGCCATGCCCGCAAGGCCGGTTGAATCTTCTTGCTGCAAGACGGCAGCAACGGTTTTCGGACGTGACCGTACGAGCCCCCCGGCACCAGGTCAACCCCTGGGACACACTCCGCTCACTTCGGGATCACAGCACGGAAACCTCCTGCGTTCCCCGGCTGCAAACCCTTTCGCAAGGTATTGCAGTGGTGTTACGTTCAACGACGACTCCGGTCCGGCCGGCCGGGGGGCGGCCGATCCGGTCGGCCCCACGCGCCCGGCCGGCCGGGCCGGTCGGACCGGGAGGCCCGGGGCTCGAAGAAGACCCCGCCGCCCAGCACAGGGCGAAGCCCCGGGCCTCCTCGGACACCCACGTCCCGAGGCACCCGGGGCTGTCGCCGTCCGCCCCCTCCGCGCGGTGGCGGGGACGGCCTCCCGCGGGTCAGCAACGCGGCGGTGGGGACGACGTGGAGCCGCGGACGACCAGCTCCGGTTGGAAGACGAACTCCGTTCGCTGCACCGGGTTCCCCTCGATCTCCTCCAGCAGCGCGTCGACCGCGGCCGTCGCCATCGCCCGGACCGGCTGCCGGACCGTCGTCAACGGCGGGTCCGTGAACGCGATGAGCGGCGAGTCGTCGAAGCCGACCACCGACACGTCCGACGGCACGTCCAGCCCCCGGGCGCGTACGGCGCGGATCGCGCCCAGGGCCATCAGGTCGCTGCCGCACACGATGCCCGTGCACCCCTGGTCCAGCAGCACGTCGGCCGCCGCGTGCCCGCCCTCGACGCCGAACAGCGTCGGCCGGACGAACGTCCGGGCCCGCTCGGGCTCCACGCCCAGCATCCGGTGCAGCGCGGAGACGAACCCCTCGGCCTTGCGGCGGGCCGGGACGTAGCGGGTGGGGCCGATGGCGAGGCCGATGCGCTCGTGGCCCAGCTCCACCAGGTGACGGACGGCCATGCGCGCCGCCGCCCGGTCGTCGGGCGAGACGAAGTGGGCGTCGACGCGTTCGTTGTAGCCGTTGATGAGGACGAACGGCACGCCGCGGGCCGCCAGCCGCTCGTAGCGGGAGGGATCGGCGCTGGTGTCGGCGTGCAGACCGGACAGGAACACGATGCCGGTGACGCCGCGCTCCTCCAACTGCTCGACCAGCTCGTCCTCGGTCGCGCCCCCGGGCAGTTGTGTGCACAGCACCGGCGTGTACCCGTACCCGGCGAGGACCTGCTCGATGACCTGGGCGAACGCCGGGAAGATCGGGTTGGTCAGCTCGGGGACGAGCAGGCCGACGAGGCCCGCGCTGCGCTGCCTGAGCCGCACGGGCCGCTCGTAGCCGAGGACGTCGAGCGCGGCGAGCACCCGGTGGCGGGTCGGCGCGGCCACGCCCGCCTTGCCGTTGAGGACGCGGCTGACGGTCGCCTCGCTCACCCCGGCCTGCGCCGCGATGTCCGCGAGCCGCGGGGCGCCGGCGGTCAGTTCGCCGGCGCCCCGCGACAGCGGGAGGGTCACACCGCCCACCAGACCGTCGTGTCCGCGGGCAGCTCCACGGTGCCGGTGACGCTGGTGCGGACCGGCTCGTTGGCGAGGAGCATCCGGCCGGGGACGTCGATGGAGACCGGCGCGCCGGTGGTGTTCGCGGTGCACACGAACCCCTCGCGGCCGAACGCCAGGACGCCCTCGGGCGCGTCCAGCCACTGCAGCTCCTCGCCCGCGCCCAGCCCCGGCTGCTCGCGCCGGACGCGCAGGGCGCTGCGGTACAGCTCCAGGGTGGAACCGGCCACGCCGGTCTGGGCCTCGACGCTCAGCGCCCCCCAGGTGGCGGGCTGCGGCAGCCAGCTGCCGCCGGAGCCGAAGCCGTACGAGGCGCCCCCGACCGTCCACGGGATCGGCACGCGGCAGCCGTCGCGGAAGCCGTCCTGGCCGGTGGCGCGGAAGAACGACGGGTCCTGGCGGACCTCGTCCGGCAGGTCGGTGACGTCCGGCAGGCCGAGCTCCTCGCCCTGGTAGACGTAGGCCGAGCCGGGCAGCGCCAGCATCAGGAGCGTCGCGGCGCGGGCGCGGCGCAGGCCGAGCTCGCGGTCGCCGGGCTCGCGCAGCTGGGTGCCGAGGCCGGGCGGGTTGGCGAAGCGGGTGGCGTGGCGGGTGACGTCGTGGTTGGAGAGCACCCAGGTGGCGGGGGCGCCGACCGGACGCATCGCGGCGAGCGAGGCGTCGATGACGGAGCGGAGCTCGGCGGCGTCCCAGTGGGTGCCCAGGTACTGGAAGTTGAACGCCTGGTGCATCTCGTCGGGGCGCACGTAGTCGGCGGTGCGCTCGACGGTGGGCGTCCACGCCTCGGCGACGAGGACGCGCTCGCCGTCGTACTCCTCCAGGACCGCGCGCCAGCTGCGGTAGATCTCGTGGACGCCGTCCTGGTCGAAGAAGGGCATCACGTCGTTGCCGAGCAGCTTCAGCTGGTCGTGGGCGCCGATGTCGGGCAGGCCGGGCGCCTTGACGAGGCCGTGGGCGACGTCGACGCGGAAGCCGTCGACGCCCATGTCGAGCCAGAAGCGCAGGATGGAGCGGAACTCGTCGCGGACGGCCGGGTGGTCCCAGTTGAAGTCGGGCTGCTCGGGGGCGAACAGGTGGAGGTACCACTCGCCGTCCTCGACGCGGGTCCAGGCGGGGCCGCCGAAGATGGACTCCCAGTCGTTGGGCGGCAGTTCGCCGTTCGCGCCCTTGCCGGGGCGGAAGTGGTAGCGCTCGCGCAGCGGGGAGCCGGGCCCCTCGCGCAGGGCGCGCTGGAACCACTCGTGCTGGTCGGAGGAGTGGTTGGGGACGAGGTCGACGATGATGCGCAGGCCGAGCTCGTGGGCCTCGCGGACGAGCGCGTCGGCGTCGAGCAGGGTGCCGAACATGGGGTCGATGGCCCGGTAGTCGGCGACGTCGTACCCGGCGTCGGCCTGCGGGGAGGCGTAGAAGGGGCTCAGCCAGACGGCGTCGACGCCGAGCTCCCTCAGGTACGGCAGCCGGCTGCGGATGCCCTGGAGGTCGCCCATGCCGTCACCGTTGCCGTCGGCGAAGCTGCGCGGGTAGACCTGGTAGATCACCGCTTCTCTCCACCAGCCGGAGTCCGTGCCGGTGGTCGGGGCGGCGGGGGCGGCGAGGTGCTGGGTCATGTCTTCCCTGGGTGGAGTGGGTGGGGGCGGCGCCTGGTCCGGCGACTGGGCGTCGAGCCGGACCGGCACCGCCGTCTGGGCGCGTGGTGCCGGACGGGTCCGGGCGGGCTCAGCCCTTGGTGCCGCCCGCCGTGAGACCGGCGACGAGGTTCCGCTGGACCAGGAGGAACACCAGGCCCGCCGGAACCGAGATGATCACCGCGGAGGCCGTGAGGTAGCCCCACTCGGCCTTGTGCTGGCCGATGAAGCTCTGCAGGCCGACGGAGAGGGTGAGCATCGAGTCGGTGGAGAGGAAGGCGCGGGCGAAGGCGACCTCCCCCCACGCGGTGATGAAGGAGTAGAACGCGGTGACGGCGAGGCCGGGCTTCGCCAGCGGCAGGATCAGCCGGTAGAAGGTGCCGAAGGGGGTGAGCCCGTCGACGCGGCCGGCCTCGTCGATCTCGTGCGGGATGGTGTCGAAGTAGCCCTTCATCATCCAGGCGCAGAACGGCACCGACACCGAGCAGTAGGTGAGGATCAGCCCGAGGTGGGAGTCGAGCAGGCCCATGCCGCCGAGGATGTTGTAGAGCGCGACGATCAGCACCGCGACCGGGAACATCTGCGTGAGGAGCAGCACCCACATCAGCGACCGGTGGCCGGGGAAGCGCATCCGGGAGATGGCGTAGCCGGTGGACGCGGCGACGAAGACGCCGACGACGGTGGTGCCGGCGGCCACGATCACCGAGTTGGCGAACCAGCGCGGGAACTCGGTCTCGGTGAGGACGTACGCGTAGTTGCTGATCTCCAGACCGCCCTCGGCGCTGGTCGGCCTGGTCCAGCCGGACCGGCCGCGCAGCGAGATGAAGACCATGTACGCGATCGGGAAGACGGCGACGAGGCTGGCGACGACCAGCGCGGCGTGCAGTCCGGCCGAGGCGAGCGGGGAGCGCTCCTCGCGGCCGCGGACCCTGCGGGGCCGGCCTGCGGAGCCGGAGCCGGCGCCGGCGGTGTCCGCCGTGCCGGGCGCGTGTGCGGTCACGGTGTTCTTCCGGGGTTCGGTCACCGTGCTCATCGGGCGGCCTCCTGGCGGTTGAGCAGCCGGCGGTAGAAGACGGCGAAGACGGCGAGCATGGAGAGGATGAGGATGCCGTAGGTCGCGGCGGCCGCGTAGTCGCGCACCGAGCCGAAGGCCAGGCGGTAGGCGTACGTCACGAGGATCTCGCTGTGCAGGGCGTTCGCCTCGCCGAGCATCAGGTAGATGATCGGGAACATGTTGAACGTCCAGATCGTGCCGAGCATGATCACCGTGGCGCTGACCGGGCGCAGGCCGGGCAGGGTGACGTGGCGGAAGCGCTGCCAGGGGCTGGCGCCGTCCATCTCGGCGGCCTCGTACTGCTCGCCGGAGATGGACTGGAGGCCGCCGAGGATGGCGACCATCATGAACGGCACGCCGAGCCAGACGTTGACGCCGATGACGGCGACCTTCTGCATGAAGGTGTCGCCGAGCCAGTCGACGGGGCCGAGGCCGAGCTGCCCGAGGATCGCGTTGAAGATGCCGGACTCGGAGTTGTACATCATGCGCCAGATGTAGGTGGCGACGAACGCCGGCACCGCCCAGGGCAGGATGAGCAGCACGCGGTAGAGCGAACGGCCCCTGACCTTGCGGTTGAGCAGCAGGGCGAGGCCGAGGCCGATGGTGTAGTGGAAGAAGACGCAGGACGCGGTCCACGCCACGGTCCACAGGAGCTTCGGGTAGAACTCGCCGTCGGCGCCGGACAGCACCCGCCAGTAGTTGTCGAGGCCGACGAAGCGGTACGTGGCGGGGATCTCGGTCGCGCCGAGCTGTTTGGCGACGTTGAGCTCGTTGGCGTCGGTGAACGACAGGTAGACGCCGCGGCCCAGCGGATAGGCGACGAGCACGCCGATGACCAGCACCACCGGCAGGACCATGGCCCAGGCGTACCAGTGCCGGTCGTAGGAGCGCTTCATGCGGGTGAGCAGCCCGGCCCTGGCAGGCCGCACGGCCGTGGCGGGATCTGCGGTGGCTGTCTTCATGGAAGTCTTTTCCCTCAGTGCGTACGGGTCCGGCCCGGACCGGCGCCCTGTCGGCTGCCGGTCCGGGCCGAGGGGGCTCAGTCGACCGAGTACTCCTTGAGGGAGCTGATGTTGGTCTTCCACTTGTCGGCGGTGGTGTCGAGACCCTTCTCGACGGTGGTGTTGCCCTTGAGGGTCTCGATGTACTGCTTGGTCCACTCGGCGAACATGTCGCTGACGCCGGCGACGGCCGGGCGGGCGGTGGAGTCGGCGAGCACGTTCTTGAAGGCCGCGCGGATCGGGTCGGCGACGACCTTGATGGTGTACGCGTCGTCGCGGGTCGGCAGCACGCCGGTCTCGGTGGCGGCGAACTCCTGCGACGGGGCGGAGGTCATGAACGCCACGAACTTCTGGGCGGCCTCCTTGTGCGGGGCGTCGGCGCCGTTGTAGACGACGAGGTTGTGGCCGCCGGTGGGCGTGCCGGCCTTGCCGGCGGAGCCGGACGGGACCGGGGAGACGCCGAGGTTGTCCTTGTTCTTGAACGCCTTGCCGGTCAGGTCGTCGGCCGTGGACCACGGGCCGTTGATGACCATGGCGACCTTGCCGTCCTTGAAGGCGGCCTGCATGTTGTTGTAGCCGTCGGTGTAGTCCGGCTTGACCGCGACACCGCTCTTGATCATGTCGACGACCGTCCGGACGGCCTTCTTGCCGGGCTCGTCGTCGACGGTGATCTTCTTGGTGGCGGTGTCGACCATCGCGCCGCCCTCGCCGTACAGGAACGGCAGGGCGAAGTAGCTGTCCGGGTTGAGGTAGATGCCGTCGACGCCGGTCTTCTGCTTGATGGTCTTCGCGGCGGTGGACAGCTCGGCCCACGTCTTCGGCGGCTGGACGCCGGCCTTCGCGAAGACCTCCTTGTTGTAGAGGAGCGCGAGGGCGTCGGTGACCTGCGGGACGCCGTAGAGCTTGCCGTCGACCTTGGCGCCGTCGACCAGGCCCTGGTTGAAGGAGGCGATCTCCTTGGCGGCCGGGGTGCCGTCGAGGGGGGCGAGGTACTGGTTTCGGGCGAGGCCGGCCGTCCAGCCGACGTCGGCGCGCAGGACGTCGGGGGCGTTGCCGGCCTGGGCGGCGGTCTTGTACTTCTGCTCCGCCTCGGCGAACGGGACGTTCTGGTACTTGACCTTGACGTCCTTGTGGGCCGCCTCGAACTTCTCGATCAGCTTCTTGTAGGTCGGCGCCTCGTTCGTCGCGTCCGAGGTGTCCCACCAGGTGATGGTGACCGGGCCGCCGCTCGCCTTGTCCCCACTGTCGCCGCCGCAGGCCGTCGCCGCGAGGGCCAGGCTCGCGACCAGCGCGGTGGCCGCTATGCCACGCCGCATGTGAACTCCTTCAACTGATCCCGGGAAGACCGAGGCGGAAGACCTTGCGAAGACTTGCCACCTGCCGACCGCTCCTTCGCGGCGCGCCGGGTTGCCAGGAACGTAACAGGGATGAAAACGAGCCGAAAGACCTTGCGGCAACTTTCTGCAAGGCGGAGGGATCGTTACATCGACGTGTCCCGACAGTTGCCGACGCATCGCTTGACACGCCTGCCGCGGGCGCCCCCGATGCGCTCCCGCAGGCCCCCGGCCGGGGCTTGCGGCGTCACGAAGGCTCCTGCAAGCCTTTCCGTAAAGCCTTGCAGGACCCTTGCATTCCGGCCTGGAACCGCCCGCCGCACCCGGCCCGCGCCGTACGACCGAGAGGCAGCCCGCGCACATGGCCCACGAGCTCACCCACCGCACCGCCCACCCGGCGCCGGAGCCCCGGCGGTCACGGGAGGCCCCGGAGTCCTCCCTGCCCCTCCCGTCTCCCGAGCCTCCCGCGCCCTTCGCGCCCCCGGAGCCGTCGACGCCCCCGGAGCCGTCGGCGTCCCGGGCCCCCCGGGAGCGGCGCCCCGTGCCGCCCGCCCGCCCGGGCTGGTGGTGCGACGCCGTCATCTACGAGGTGTACGTCCGCTCCTTCGCCGACAGCGACGGCGACGGCGTCGGGGACCTGCGCGGAGTGCGGGAGCGGCTGCCGCACCTCGCCCGGCTCGGCGCGGACGCCGTGTGGCTCACCCCCTTCTACGCCTCGCCCCAGGCCGACGGCGGCTACGACGTCGCCGACTACCGCGCCGTCGATCCCCTCTTCGGCGACCTGTCGGACGCCGACGACCTCGTGCGCGCCGCCCACGAGCTGGGCCTGCGGGTGATCGTCGACATCGTGCCGAACCACACCTCCGACCGGCACCCCTGGTTCCGGGAGGCCCTCGCCGGCGACGGCCGCGACCGCTACCACTTCCACCCCGGCCGGGGTCCGGACGGCTCCCTGCCGCCCAACGACTGGGAGTCCGTCTTCGGCGGGCCCGCCTGGACACGGGTCGCGGACGGCCAGTGGTACCTGCACCTCTTCGCCCCGCAGCAGCCCGACCTGAACTGGGAGAACGACGCGGTGCGCGCGGAGTTCGACTCGGTGCTGCGGTTCTGGCTCGACCTCGGCGTCGACGGGTTCCGCGTCGACGTGGCCCACGGCATGGTGAAGGCCGCCGGGCTGCCCGACATCGGCCGGCGCGAGCAGGCCCGGCTGATCGGCTCGCAGCGGCTGCCCTTCTTCGACCAGGACGGCGTGCACGAGATCCACCGCGGCTGGCGGCGCCTCCTCGACTCCTACGACGGCCGGCGCATCGCGGTCGCCGAGGCGTGGGCGCCCTCGGCGGAGCGGCTCGCCCTGTACGTGCGCCCCGACGAGCTGCACCAGGCGTTCAACTTCGCGTACCTCCAGGCCCCCTGGGACGCCGGGGCACTGCGGCGCGTGATCGAGGACTCGCTCCGGGCGACCACGTCGGTCGGCGCCCCCACGACATGGGTCCTCTCCAACCACGACGTCGTCCGCCACACCACCCGCTACGGCAGCCTGCGCCGGGCCCGCGCGGCGGCGCTGCTCATGCTGGCGCTGCCCGGCTCCGCCTACCTGTACCAGGGTGAGGAGCTGGGTCTGCCCGAGGTGACGGACCTGCCCGACGAGGTGCGCCAGGACCCGGCGTTCCACCGCACCGAGGGCCAGGACGGCCTGCGCGACGGCTGCCGGGTGCCGATCCCCTGGAGCGCGCGCGGTCCGTCGTACGGCTTCGGCCCCGGCGGCAGCTGGCTGCCGCAGCCCGCGGAGTGGGGCGGGCTGTCGGTCGAGGCGCAGACCGGCGACCCGGCGTCGACGCTGGAGCTGTACCGCGCCGCCCTCGCCACGCGCCGCGCGCACCCGGCGCTCGGCGCGGGCGGTGACGACGGCGGACTCGACTGGCTGCCCGTGCCGCCGGGGTTGCTGGCGTTCCGGCGCCGCGCGGCGGACGGCGGCGGGGTGGTGTGCGTCGCCAACACCACGGACCGCGCGGTGGAGATCCCCCGCCCCGGCGGGCCGGAGGGCCGGCTGCTGCTCTCCAGCGCCCCCGCCGCGACGGGCCCGGGGGCGCCCGGCGGGACCGCGGCCGGGGAGGCGGGGGCGGGCGCCGGAGAGGCCGGGACCACGGCCGGGGAGGCGGCCGTCGTGGTCGCTCCCGACTCCTGCTCGTGGTGGGCAATCTGACGTGCGCCCGGTACAGTCGCAGCACATGACCGCGCGGCTAGCCGACATCGCAGCCCAGGCGGGGGTCAGCGAAGCCACAGTCAGCCGCGTGCTCAACGGCAAGCCCGGTGTGGCCGCGGCCACCCGCCAGTCCGTCCTGGCCGCCCTGGACGTCCTCGGCTACGAACGCCCGGTGCGACTGCGGCAGCGCAGCGCGGGGCTGGTCGGATTGATCACGCCGGAGCTGGACAACCCGATCTTCCCGGCGCTGGCCCAGGTCATCGGGCAGGCCCTGACCCGGCAGGGGTACACCCCCGTCCTGGCCACGCAGACACCCGGCGGCTCCACCGAGGACGAGCTGACCGAGATGCTCGTCGAGCGGGGCGTCGCCGGGATCATCTTCGTCTCCGGCCTGCACGCCGACACCACCGCCGACACCCAGCGCTACGACCAGCTGCGCGGCAAGGGCGTCCCGTTCGTGCTGATCAACGGCTTCTCGCCGCAGATCCAGGCGCCGTTCGTCTCGCCCGACGACCGCGCCGCGATGAAGCTGGCCGTCACGCACCTCGTCTCCCTCGGGCACACCAGGATCGGTCTGGCCGTCGGCCCGAAGCGGTTCGTCCCCGTGCTCCGCAAGATCGAGGGCTTCCGCGACGGGCTGCGCGAACGGCTCGGCCTCTCCGCCGAGCAGGCCGAGGAGCTGGTGCAGCACTCCCTGTACACGCTCGAAGGCGGACAGGCGGCGGCCGGCGCCCTCATCGAGCGGGGCTGCACGGCCGTGGTCTGCGCCAGCGACATGATGGCGCTGGGCGCCATCCGCGCCGCGCGCGGGCGGGGCCTGCACGTCCCCCGGGACGTCTCCGTCGTCGGCTTCGACGACTCCCCGCTCATAGCCTTCACCGACCCGCCCCTGACCACCATCCGCCAGCCGGTGCAGGCGATGGGACAGGCGGCGGTGCGGGCGCTGCTGGAGGAGGTCGGCGGGACGCCGGCGCCGCACAGCGAGTTCGTCTTCATGCCGGAACTGGTCGTGCGGGGATCCACGGCCTCCGGCCCCCAGGGCCAGAGGTCCTCCGAAAGACGGACGGATGGCGTCGAGAATCCGATTGAAGGATGATCGACCTGAAGGACCTTTCTGGCAGACTCATGGCCCATGACTGACAGGACTTTGACCACGATGCCAGGCCGTTCGGCGGAGGGCCGGGCCGCGTGGCAGCGGCTGCGGTCCCCGCGGCACCCTCGCATCTGGTTCGAAATCCTGCTCATCGCGGTCAGTTACGGTGTGTACTCGCTCATTCGCAACGCGGTACCGGAGCAGAAAGCGCAGGCCCTGCGCAACGCCGACTGGATCTGGCGCGTCGAGCACAGCCTGGGCCTGGCCTTCGAGAAGACGGTCAACCACGCGGCGGACTCGGTCGACTGGCTGATCGTCTCGATGAACTACTACTACGCGACGCTCCACTTCGCCGTGACCATCGGTGTGCTGGTCTGGCTCTACCGCCGGCACCCGGGCCGTTACGCGGCGATCCGCATGGTGCTGTTCTCCACCACCGCCGTCGCCCTGCTCGGTTACTACCTGTACCCGCTCGCGCCGCCGCGGCTGATGGAGGGCGAGAACTTCATCGACACGGTGCTCGTCCACCACACCTGGGGCTCGATGGCCTCGGGTGACCTGAAGAACATGTCGAACCAGTACGCGGCGATGCCGTCGATGCACATCGGCTGGTCCCTCTGGTGCGGGCTGGCGATCTTCGCCCTCGCCAAGGCGCCCTGGGCGCGGATCCTGGGCCTGCTGTACCCGACGGCCACGCTCGTCGTCATCGTCGCGACCGCCAACCACTTCTGGATGGACGCCGTGGGCGGCCTGCTGTGCGTCGGCTTCGGCCTGGCCGTGGTCTCCGCCTGGTACGGGGCGCTGCCGCACCGGCTGCCCCGGTACGCCGGCCCCCGCCCCGGGCGCGGAGCCGGTGTGCCCGCCCCGGCCGACGGCGTACCCGAGCCGGCCGCGTCCGGGCCGGTCGCGGCCGAGCCCGTCGTGTCCGGGCCCGTCGTGTCCGAGCCGACCGTGGGGGTCCACGCCGCGGGCGTCCCCGTGACCGCTCTCGGCGCCGTGGCGGCCCCGGACGCCGCCGTGGCTCCCGACGCCGCCGCGGGGGCGGCCACGGCCCCGGGAGCGACCGTCGTGGACCCGGGGCCCGCCCCGGCCGTCGGCGCGGCTCACGCCCCGTAGAACAACTCGTCCACCACGGCCCGGGCCCGGCGCGTCGTCCGCCGGTAGTCGTCGACCATCTCGCCGACGTGCCCCGGTCCGTAGCCCAGGTACCGGGCGACGGCCCCCAGCTCCCGCGCGTCCGAGGGGAAGGTGTCGCCGGCCCGGCCGCGCACCAGCATCACGCCGTTGCGCACGCGGGTCGCCAGCACCCACGCCTCCTCCAGCGTCGCCGCGTACCGCTCGCTGATCAGCCCCGCCTCGCGGGCCGCGGCGAGCGCGGGGCGCGTCCGGGTCGTGCGCAGGCCGGGGACCTCGTGGGCGTGCCGCATCTGCAGCAGCTGCACCGTCCACTCCACGTCCGACAGGCCGCCGCGGCCCAGCTTGGTGTGGAGGGTGCGGTCGGCGCCCCGGGGCAGGCGCTCGTTCTCCATCCGCGCCTTCAGCCGGCGGATCTCCCGTACCGCCGCCTCGTCCAGGCCCTTCGCCGGGTACCTCAGCGGATCGACGAGCTCGACGAAGCGGCGCCCCAGGTCGGCGTCGCCGGCCATCGGCTCGGCCCGCAGCAGCGCCTGGCTCTCCCACCCCAGCGACCAGCGCCGGTAGTACGCCTCGTAGGACTTCAGGGTGCGCACCATCGGCCCGCTGCGGCCCTCCGGCCGCAGGTCCGCGTCGATGAGCAGGGGCGGGTCGGCGGTGGGCAGTTGCAGCAGCCGGCGCATCTCGGCGACGACCCGGTTCGCGGCGCGGGCCGCCTCCTGCTCGTCGACGCCCTCGCGCGGCTCGTGCACGAACAGCACGTCGGCGTCGGAGCCGTAGCCCAGCTCGTGGCCGCCGAACCGGCCCATGCCGATCACCGCGAAACGCGTCGGCAGCTCGTCGCCCCACTCGGCGCGCACGGCGGCGCGCACCGCGCCCGCGATGGTCACGGCGGTGAGGTCGGTGAGGGCCTGCCCGACCCGGTCGACCAGCGCGCCGGCGTCCGCGTCGGCCGGGACCTCCTCGGTGCCGTACGAGGCGACGATGTCGGCGGCTGCGGTACGGAACAGCTCCCTGCGGCGCACCCCGCGGGCGGCCGCGACGGCCTGCTCGGCGCCGTCCGCCCGACCGACCGCCGCGAGGACCTCCGGCTCCAGGTGGCCGCGGCCGCGCGGTTCCAGCCCCTCGGGGGCGCCCAGGATCGCCACCGCTTCCGGCGCGCGCAGCAGCAGGTCAGGGGCGAGGCGGCCGGCGGACAGGACACGGGCCAGGTTCTCCGCCGCCGCTCCCTCGTCCCGCAGCAGCCGCAGGTACCAGGGGGTCTTGCCGAGCGCGTCCGACACCTTGCGGAAGCCGAGGAGGCCCGCGTCGGGGTCGGCCGAGTCGGCGAACCAGCCGAGGAGGACGGGCAGCAGGGTGCGCTGGATGGCGGCCTTGCGGGTCACGCCGGACGACAGGGCCTCCAGGTGGCGCAGGGCGGCCGCCGGGTCGGCGTAGCCGAGCGCCTCCAGGCGTTCGCCCGCCGCCTCGGGGCGCAGCCGGATCTCCCCCGGGGCGAGCTGCGCGACGGCGTCCAGCAGCGGCCGGTAGAACAGCTTCTCGTGCAGGCGGCGCACGACGGACGCGTGCCGCCGCCACTCGCGGTTCAGCTCCGCGATCGGGTCCGTGCGCAGGCCCAGTGAGCGGCCCAGCCGGCGCAAGTCCTCGTCGCCCTCCGGCACCAGGTGCGTGCGGCGCAGCCGGTACAGCTGGATGCGGTGCTCCATGGTGCGCAGGAAGCGGTACGCGTCGTCGAGCTGCGCGGCGTCCACCCGTCCCACGTACCCGCCGGCGGCAAGGGCCGCGAGCGCGTCGAGGGTCTTGCCGCTGCGGAGCGTGGCGTCGCTGCGGCCGTGGACGAGCTGGAGGAGCTGCACGGCGAACTCGACGTCGCGCAGGCCGCCCGGCCCGAGCTTCAGCTCGCGGTCGATCTGGGCCGGCGGGATGTTGTCCACGACGCGGCGGCGCATCTTCTGCACGTCGGCGACGAAGTTCTCCCGCTCGGCGGCCTGCCACACCATCGGTGACAGCGCCTCCAGGTAGGCGGCGCCCAGCTCCGCGTCGCCGGCGACCGGGCGGGCCTTGAGCAGCGCCTGGAACTCCCACGTCTTCGCCCACCGCTGGTAGTAGGCGACGTGGCTGGAGAGCGTCCGCACGAGGGGGCCGTTGCGGCCCTCGGGTCGGAGGTTGGCGTCGACGGGCCAGATCGCGCCCTCGACGGTGGTCTCCGAGCAGATCCGCATCAGGTGGGAGGCGAGGCGCGTGGCCGCCTGGAGCGCCTCCCGCTCGTCGCCGCCCTCGGCGGCCTCCCCCACGAAGATCACGTCCACGTCGGAGACGTAGTTCAGCTCGTGGCCGCC
This portion of the Streptomyces changanensis genome encodes:
- a CDS encoding phosphatase PAP2 family protein, with product MPGRSAEGRAAWQRLRSPRHPRIWFEILLIAVSYGVYSLIRNAVPEQKAQALRNADWIWRVEHSLGLAFEKTVNHAADSVDWLIVSMNYYYATLHFAVTIGVLVWLYRRHPGRYAAIRMVLFSTTAVALLGYYLYPLAPPRLMEGENFIDTVLVHHTWGSMASGDLKNMSNQYAAMPSMHIGWSLWCGLAIFALAKAPWARILGLLYPTATLVVIVATANHFWMDAVGGLLCVGFGLAVVSAWYGALPHRLPRYAGPRPGRGAGVPAPADGVPEPAASGPVAAEPVVSGPVVSEPTVGVHAAGVPVTALGAVAAPDAAVAPDAAAGAATAPGATVVDPGPAPAVGAAHAP
- a CDS encoding glycoside hydrolase family 13 protein, whose amino-acid sequence is MAHELTHRTAHPAPEPRRSREAPESSLPLPSPEPPAPFAPPEPSTPPEPSASRAPRERRPVPPARPGWWCDAVIYEVYVRSFADSDGDGVGDLRGVRERLPHLARLGADAVWLTPFYASPQADGGYDVADYRAVDPLFGDLSDADDLVRAAHELGLRVIVDIVPNHTSDRHPWFREALAGDGRDRYHFHPGRGPDGSLPPNDWESVFGGPAWTRVADGQWYLHLFAPQQPDLNWENDAVRAEFDSVLRFWLDLGVDGFRVDVAHGMVKAAGLPDIGRREQARLIGSQRLPFFDQDGVHEIHRGWRRLLDSYDGRRIAVAEAWAPSAERLALYVRPDELHQAFNFAYLQAPWDAGALRRVIEDSLRATTSVGAPTTWVLSNHDVVRHTTRYGSLRRARAAALLMLALPGSAYLYQGEELGLPEVTDLPDEVRQDPAFHRTEGQDGLRDGCRVPIPWSARGPSYGFGPGGSWLPQPAEWGGLSVEAQTGDPASTLELYRAALATRRAHPALGAGGDDGGLDWLPVPPGLLAFRRRAADGGGVVCVANTTDRAVEIPRPGGPEGRLLLSSAPAATGPGAPGGTAAGEAGAGAGEAGTTAGEAAVVVAPDSCSWWAI
- a CDS encoding LacI family DNA-binding transcriptional regulator encodes the protein MTARLADIAAQAGVSEATVSRVLNGKPGVAAATRQSVLAALDVLGYERPVRLRQRSAGLVGLITPELDNPIFPALAQVIGQALTRQGYTPVLATQTPGGSTEDELTEMLVERGVAGIIFVSGLHADTTADTQRYDQLRGKGVPFVLINGFSPQIQAPFVSPDDRAAMKLAVTHLVSLGHTRIGLAVGPKRFVPVLRKIEGFRDGLRERLGLSAEQAEELVQHSLYTLEGGQAAAGALIERGCTAVVCASDMMALGAIRAARGRGLHVPRDVSVVGFDDSPLIAFTDPPLTTIRQPVQAMGQAAVRALLEEVGGTPAPHSEFVFMPELVVRGSTASGPQGQRSSERRTDGVENPIEG